From a single Myotis daubentonii chromosome 5, mMyoDau2.1, whole genome shotgun sequence genomic region:
- the LOC132234621 gene encoding rho guanine nucleotide exchange factor 18-like isoform X2: protein MGDEQEEAGPGQLGESTEDLSLDWGALQGSQYLQDLGLEAPAHRQPGAARDSDPPSEAAGSGSSCSSSAGPQGLPRRCSWARSRSCSDGWQRFSLDSSAVSEGPCLPRALATLALNLPGESLQAWTKECLSGGRTPAEHPGKEGDGLEERVRSQSVPVTLDEVSALESSRALEVPTHAAQGLEPPVLEGLGKDHVEPDHVLMVQQVLQELRQYHGAQQRAHLSVSPREGPSNLTWFEFLSESEDGASKMERSDRGTIRAKCRLSSLRSRVSRHKDKGKSPVQLKDKDQDARERKECVTGHQLPRGAVSGHSHCPLCSKPFLSSGK from the exons gaggaagctggtcCTGGGCAGCTCGGGGAAAGCACAGAGGACCTCAGCCTGGACTGGGGGGCCCTTCAGGGCAGCCAGTATCTCCAGGACCTGGGCCTTGAGGCCCCTGCCCACCGCCAGCCTGGAGCGGCCAGGGACAGTGACCCCCCAAGCGAAGCAGCAGGAAGCGGTTCATCCTGCTCCAGTTCAGCTGGACCCCAGGGCCTGCCTCGGAGATGCAGCTGGGCGAGGTCCCGCAGCTGCTCTGACGGCTGGCAGAG GTTCAGCCTCGACTCCTCCGCTGTGAGTGAGGGGCCGTGTCTCCCTCGGGCGCTGGCGACCCTTGCCCTGAACCTTCCTGGGGAGAGTCTGCAGGCCTGGACTAAAGAGTGTCTCTctgggggcaggaccccagcGGAGCACCCAGGCAAG GAAGGTGACGGCCTGGAGGAGAGAGTGAGGTCCCAGTCGGTTCCCGTGACCTTGGATGAGGTCAGCGCCCTGGAAAGCTCTCGGGCTTTGGAGGTGCCCACTCACGCTGCCCAAG GCCTGGAGCCACCGGTGCTGGAGGGTCTGGGAAAGGACCACGTGGAACCGGATCATGT GCTGATGGTCCAGCAGGTACTGCAGGAACTTCGACAGTACCATGG GGCTCAGCAGAGGGCTCACTTGTCCGTCAGCCCCAGAGAAGGCCCCTCAAACCTCACCTGGTTTGAGTTCCTGTCCGA GAGCGAGGATGGAGCCAGCAAGATGGAGAGGAGTGACAGGGGCACCATCAGGGCCAAGTGCAGACTCAGCTCCCTGCGCAGTCGAGTCAGCAGGCACAAGGACAAG GGGAAAAGCCCCGTCCAGCTGAAGGACAAGGATCAGGATGCTcgagagagaaaggaatgtgtCACTGGCCACCAGCTGCCGCGAGGAGCCGTCTCTGGCCACTCCCACTGCCCCCTGTGCAGCAAGCCCTTTCTCAGCTCTGGTAAGTAG